A single Pseudanabaenaceae cyanobacterium SKYG29 DNA region contains:
- the cysE gene encoding serine O-acetyltransferase, whose product MLGTLINDFQVIFDRDPAARNWLEVLLCYPGLHAIWLHRFAHWLHKLGIPVIPRLISQFSRFLTGIEIHPGAEIGSGAFIDHGMGVVIGETTIIGKNCLIYQGVTLGGTGKETGKRHPTLGDNVVVGAGAKVLGNITIGDNVRIGAGSVVIKDVPSNCTVVGIPGRIVKQREEKIQPLEHNRVPDPEGETIRSLITRVEHLESLIQRLPPTTVLIDGSLLEEVRPKHLLKSEIDVPPEYEEYEGFIGGAGI is encoded by the coding sequence GTGCTAGGTACCCTAATTAACGACTTCCAAGTGATTTTTGACCGTGACCCTGCCGCTCGCAATTGGCTAGAGGTCTTGCTGTGCTATCCTGGACTACACGCCATTTGGTTGCATCGCTTTGCCCACTGGCTCCACAAGTTAGGCATTCCCGTTATCCCGCGGCTGATCTCCCAGTTTTCCCGCTTTCTGACAGGGATTGAGATTCACCCTGGGGCAGAGATTGGCAGTGGAGCATTTATTGACCACGGCATGGGCGTAGTTATAGGGGAGACCACAATTATAGGCAAGAATTGTCTTATCTATCAGGGCGTAACCCTAGGTGGTACAGGCAAAGAAACAGGCAAACGTCACCCGACCCTGGGCGATAACGTTGTGGTGGGAGCAGGGGCAAAAGTGTTGGGCAATATCACGATCGGGGACAATGTGCGTATCGGGGCTGGCTCAGTAGTCATCAAAGATGTTCCTTCCAATTGCACAGTTGTGGGTATTCCGGGGCGGATTGTCAAGCAGCGGGAGGAAAAAATCCAACCCCTAGAGCACAACCGTGTACCTGACCCAGAAGGGGAGACAATCAGAAGCCTAATTACCCGCGTGGAGCACCTAGAAAGTCTGATTCAGCGGCTACCGCCTACTACAGTCCTCATAGATGGCTCTCTGTTGGAGGAGGTGCGTCCCAAACATCTGCTGAAAAGTGAAATTGATGTCCCTCCTGAATACGAGGAATACGAAGGCTTTATAGGTGGAGCAGGCATTTAA
- a CDS encoding FAD-binding oxidoreductase produces the protein MHELLAPIVGTENLQTIESKLWVTPPSQTQMAAVVKLCHDRRWQIGIVGQGSKLAWGNSLQGADLVLSTAKLHRLIDHSQGDLTITVEAGYKFAELQSFLAQYQQCLGIDPPYREHCSIGGVVATGESGSWRQRYNSVRDQILGIKFIRSDGEIVKAGGRVVKNVAGYDLMKLLTGSYGTLGIITEVCFRLYPLPSPRVFYLCQGEAEQMQKLRSVLLRSPLTPLSLDLYSPYLLQQLGYAAKWGIGIELAGVATEFASNLLTEIVNNLGIARQIIEGDFNRSVSQIFERNGRCKMGVPSAQAIEVFAQIADRYPLQIHLGSGLGLLLLADQAEVSYWRQQLTRLGGFLTEQGRVRDSINSQVRQMMAKIKQQFDPLNLLNPATYDPTPIL, from the coding sequence ATGCATGAACTGCTAGCCCCGATCGTTGGCACTGAAAATCTCCAAACAATAGAGAGCAAGTTGTGGGTTACCCCCCCTAGCCAAACCCAGATGGCGGCAGTAGTCAAGCTCTGTCACGATCGGCGCTGGCAGATAGGGATTGTAGGGCAGGGGAGCAAGTTAGCCTGGGGCAACTCTTTGCAGGGTGCAGACCTGGTGCTGAGTACGGCGAAACTCCATCGCTTAATCGACCACTCCCAGGGGGATTTGACCATCACTGTAGAAGCGGGCTACAAATTTGCCGAATTGCAATCTTTTTTGGCACAGTACCAACAGTGTTTGGGCATCGACCCACCCTACAGGGAGCATTGTAGTATTGGCGGCGTAGTGGCAACGGGAGAGAGTGGTTCCTGGCGACAGCGTTACAACAGCGTGCGGGATCAAATTTTGGGGATTAAGTTTATCCGATCGGACGGTGAAATCGTGAAAGCGGGGGGCAGGGTAGTCAAAAACGTAGCGGGTTACGACCTGATGAAACTTCTGACCGGCTCCTACGGTACTTTGGGCATCATCACGGAAGTTTGTTTTCGTCTTTATCCTCTGCCCTCACCCCGTGTTTTTTACCTCTGTCAGGGGGAAGCAGAACAGATGCAAAAATTACGATCGGTCTTACTCCGTTCTCCTCTCACTCCCCTTAGTTTGGATTTATATTCCCCCTATCTCTTGCAACAATTGGGCTATGCAGCTAAGTGGGGTATTGGTATAGAATTAGCGGGTGTGGCAACAGAATTTGCCAGTAATCTACTCACGGAAATAGTCAACAATTTGGGCATTGCCCGGCAAATAATCGAGGGAGATTTTAACCGATCGGTCAGTCAAATATTTGAAAGGAACGGACGTTGTAAGATGGGGGTGCCCAGTGCTCAAGCCATAGAAGTTTTTGCCCAGATTGCCGATCGGTATCCCCTGCAAATTCATCTAGGTAGCGGTCTAGGGTTGCTGCTACTTGCCGATCAGGCAGAAGTTAGCTACTGGCGACAACAACTGACCAGGTTAGGGGGATTTCTCACAGAGCAAGGTAGAGTGAGAGATTCTATCAATTCCCAGGTTAGACAAATGATGGCAAAGATTAAGCAACAGTTTGACCCCCTAAATCTTCTCAATCCTGCTACGTATGACCCCACCCCAATTCTATGA
- a CDS encoding DUF29 domain-containing protein, with protein sequence MGETRQTLYDRDFALWVEDTVAKLQNQDFSHLDLGNLIEEVASLGKRDRRELLNRMTTLLEHLLKLRYVDLPECCNGWRVTIKRTQRKLYLLLQDSPSLRNFARENILECYQVALSIVKQAYPSVNFPPDCPFPPDIDLLITEN encoded by the coding sequence ATGGGAGAGACTAGACAAACCCTCTACGACAGAGATTTTGCCCTCTGGGTAGAAGACACTGTGGCTAAACTGCAGAACCAGGACTTTTCCCACCTAGACCTAGGTAACTTAATCGAAGAGGTAGCATCCTTGGGCAAAAGAGATAGACGGGAACTACTCAACCGCATGACAACCCTGTTGGAACATCTCCTCAAACTCCGCTACGTTGACCTACCAGAATGCTGTAATGGTTGGCGAGTAACTATCAAGCGCACGCAAAGAAAACTATATCTTCTGTTGCAAGACTCTCCTAGTCTGCGAAATTTTGCTAGAGAAAATATCTTAGAGTGTTATCAAGTAGCTTTATCGATCGTTAAACAAGCCTATCCCTCTGTCAACTTTCCCCCAGATTGCCCGTTCCCCCCAGACATCGATCTGCTAATTACTGAAAATTAA